The Topomyia yanbarensis strain Yona2022 chromosome 3, ASM3024719v1, whole genome shotgun sequence nucleotide sequence GGAAATCAGAAAGCTAATTGTTCCTGATAAGTGGTTCAAGTTAATCAACGAGTTTTGCTCGCGGCTGTTAGTCTGGCCTCAATTTCCAGAATTTCCATACAATGAGTTTACTTCAGTATTGTTGCAGAATATTTTGACATCGTTAGATCAAACGCAGGATAAATTCCAGATGTTGCAGATAGGCGAGAAACTGCTGAATGATAGCTTCCTATTGGAAGACTCGGAGCAAGATCAAAGCGATGAGAGACAAAAACTTCCCAAAGTTTTTCATAGAGATAGTTCGATTAGGTTGTTGGAAGTTCTTGTATCAGTAGCAGATCCCAATTTATTCAAGGATCAGTTGTACAAAAGACTTTTCCAAGGAAATGTTCTTCTTCTTAGCCAAACGCGAGCCACAAATTTCTCCGTTCAGAAATTTTTAGACTGTGTGTCCGACAAGCATATCCTTGAGCACGTTTTCTCCGAGTTAGAAGTTGGTCTGGAAGAAATTTTGCAGCTTGGTCACACCGGAGTGGTGGCTTCCCTTGCTAAAGCTTGTTCTCGACTAGCTTGCCAACAGGGAAAGTTTGTCAAATTGCTGCTGGAAGCACTGCACTGTTCCGATGCTACCGGTGTTAAGCTTTTGACACCGGTTCTGAATTTAATGCCTCCGGAGAAACAATCTTCCGTTCAAATACACCTGCATGGATCGTTAATTCTTCAGGCCATATTAGACTTTAATAAACCAATTAAGCTGGTAACGGCTATCTTGGAGACAAAAAATGACCAGTTAGCTAAAGTATTCACTGATCCGAAAGGGTCTTTCATCGTCAACGCGTTCATCGCATCGAAATTCGTCGGAGAGAAATCCCGCGAAAAGTTAATTCGTCATATGGAAGGATGCTACATGGATTTGGCACTCTCGTCACATGGTTCGCGTGTTTTGGAGCTCCTGTATGAATCAGCAGGATCATCCCAGAAGGAAGCTATTGTACGGGAATTATCGGAACGAGTTGCTCAGCTCAATAGCAAACCATGGGGAGTGATTATCAACCAAAAACTGAGGGTTGAAGTGTACCGACAGAATCCATCACAGTGGAAAAATTCTTCAAAGGCCATTGGAGGTCAGAGGGCAGAAAAAATCTTCGATGACATCGTTGATACGGGCAGCCGAAGTAAGAAGCGTAAGTAATTTGAATAGATTTCTTCCGTCACATATAAATCAAGTCTCCTATAAATAGAAAGTAAAGAAGATCCATACCCCAGCAATTTATTACAATACAAATGGTTATGACTGAATTATAGTGTgttaaggacgattcagacgatacatcagcttccgtcaacgtcaacggaacgtcaccgttccgtcaggataagttacatgcagttaaatggaggcattcacacacaacatcaacggcacggaacgttttgacgtacggcatgtATGAACGGacgcaagagaaaagtatttaacttatcctgacggaacggtgacgttccgttgacgttgacggaagctgatgtatcgtctgaatcacGCTTTATGCGTCCGGAATTACCATTGCCGGCAAACCCGGTTCTTGTTCAATTGATGTTTGTTGAGTTTCAGGTTGCAATGAGCGTGGGCTGGATGAAGTGTAATTGTGACTTTTCATGTGTCGCTTTAGATGATCACTTTTTCCGAAACGCCTGTTGCAGACTGCACAGCTGTACGGCTTCAAACCAAGATGGACAATTTTAACGTGTCGATTAAGGTTGCCTATAGTTTAGAATGAagaaaaatttaacaaaaaatctTTTGTGTAGTACTTAACAGAGCCACTGAATCTGATAAAACTATAACTTACCGATGTTAGTAAAAACTGATGAGCAGATATCGCATGTATATGACCGAGCTCTCGAGTGCACGTTGGCGATGTGACTTCTAAGTTCGTGCATAGTTGTCTTTCGCAAACCGCAAAACGGGCAGGTATGATTCTTGATGCCTTCATGCCGCATTGTGTGCTCCTTCAACTTGTGCGACGTCGGGAACTTCTTGCCGCACAGTCCACAAACAAAAGGCATCTCGTTCGGGGTGTGCACATACTGGTGTTTTTTCAAAGCTCCATTGGTCGAAAACGTCTTTCCGCAACTGTCACAAACGAATTTTGTAGGGTCGGGCAGCACGTAATTTGGATCGTGCGTTCGCAACCGATGACGCTTTAGACCCTGCCTTGTGGCAAAGGTTTGGCCACAACCCGGATGCTCACAGGGTATTGCAATTTTGTCTTCGGTGTGCTTTTGAATATGATGCGACTTTAAATTGTTCCATTTTGCAAAATCTTTCCCACATAGTTTGCATTCGAAAGGCTTGAGTCCGTCGTGGGTTCGCTTATGTGCATTCAAACGAAGCAGCACCCGAAATTTCCGAGGACATCGATCACAGCTGTATGTCTGCAACGGTTCCCTCGGTTCTGCTGGCTTCTTCAAGCTACCCCATTTTGCGCGCTTTTTATTCGGCTTTGAGGGAATAATTTCACCATCTTCTGATTTAATTACTTTTTCCGTTGCCAGCGATAAagattttgtcgaaattacttTACGCAATGCCATAAGGGGTTTgtcatcgtcgtcgtcatcatcgCCGTCGTTCTCGTTAGCTTCAAAACTTCCAGTGATCTGATCGTTTGTATCTTCCGCTTTACACTCCAATTCTACGTAAACGTAATCGTCATCCGGTGGTTCAAGTTTCTGAAGTTTGAAGAATCTTATCCAGTCGATTAGAACTTATATTTCATGTGTCTTACCACATCATGCAATCGCCAGTGAACCTGTAGACAAACCTTCCGAAAACAGTCAAATTCTTGTAATTTGTGGGCACATTGACTACACACTTTCAGGCCACTCAGATCACTACGTTCGCGCAACtgaatcaaataaacgaatgcaAAATTAGTATTATTCACACCACCCATACTGAAAAATTGACAAAGCTAACAACCGTTTTTCGGTATCAGCAACCCAGTTCAACACCGACCTGTATAGTTGTAAGATGATAGTAAATATTAACGTATTTCTGGAAATCCTCACATTTGTCctggccaaaaagactttgaccACATGCTCGACAAATTTGCATAGTTGTGAACTTTGAGCGTTTTTCTACAGATAAAAAAACAAACCACTTCCCAGCGAATCGcagaaatcaaaataaaaacaatgcttCAGCTGTTTTTGACAGCTTCTGGTTTTTTACGACAGGTCGACaaagatttttcattagggcttaaatcgcaaatgtaaacaaactgcgttttcccTATTATGGCATTATGCGACTAAAATACTATAAGATTGagttgaaaattagttaaaatagtTTATAgatcgatttataattaaagaaaacaaaatggcgaaacattcattttcttcgaggtttcgacttaggcccttctcatatggaatataaaggctaaacttacattttttgacagaaccgagcgtacggttattattcacaaaattattctttaaatggcggttctattatataaatgataagcaatatctactatgatcatgtctactcaatagttgttgcacataaacattcgaatatttcgatattttcatgaaatttgaagaaaaaatgcaCGCGCCCTTTCAATTAAatttgggtttctatgcgcccatttgctgagccctattaaaaagtatactgtcaagctcgcccatttacccagccctacccagcaagacagagtcagtttagcccaaagagaatagggaaagagacgaatagtgtgaaccctaataaaaaatattatacacgaactttaacccatatagtcctacgattccacatattgtttggatgataccctgaacaggtcgttaggctcttgaatcataagatgtttattagggaagccaaaaataccttattgagcagaccaatcgtgcaatgtaaataaacattactcatgcatgagttggaggagataagtattgtacatctatcaaaaaagaaatttgaatttttgtcagaatttggttcaatcgtgattgtaaggtgcattctagagtatatgaatgagtaaaaacaagctttagaattatttcatgtctttgtttcgaaatgcacatcgattgataaacaaatccaacgatcgacatacggtttgttttcaaaatataataggagtcatttaaagtgctgcctgtggaagcggttgccaaaattctagtgttgaaatcatcataaagggagtgttgccgttttgactgattttcactcttcgtctctttcactattatCTTtggtttagcccatttaccgcgcccttctgaaaattatgtacgcagtttagcccttccgcaaatggtggttgctgaagggcgaaatcacgactgggatccaaattgggcgtaagcatttttttagtttcttcccactaaaagcacataggaatcaaattctttgttatattgttataaggtttaaccaatgatgctttagaaaaaacatgtttataaaataatttatacctacaataaaagttacatttaaaaaagcatcgccgaatattgaaactgatttttctccatttgagcacattgcgacttaggccctaatgaaagatctgtgtcgaggTCTAGGTAgcaaccctctaagaacggttggtttcaaaatcgtccaatgaaggacgttcgttggaccaattcggacaacgtccaaataaccgttcaacaaacgtccatcgttggacccgtgttgaacgattttgaaacaattttttggacttctcagtgggAAAGATCGAATTTGTATTGACCACCCAGACAAAACTGCCCAACCCGgttaaaccattcggaatttgattcggaatcctagatggagtcagtatggattccgaatcaaatgcaacaaccgattctgagtcggaatcggttgttgtatttgatttggaatccatgctgactccattcagaaatccgaaccggttccggaatgagtttaactgggaagtGGCCAGCATATCGACACAGATCATTAGTTtcattaaattagtttcaatattcgacgatgctttttcaaatgcaGCTGTTTTTGTAAGgtataaattattttatgacCATGTTATTCCTAAAGCTtttttggttaaaccttataacaatataacaaaaaaaaatgattcttATGCGTTTATAGTGGGTAGAaaccacgtatatggcacccctatcccgtttgcattgaactgacataagtcaacatctcagcgggcatagggtaaggtggggcaaatccgaccgttgggtaaacccgacccccctctgttatcgaaaatcggaagaactacgcgaactaatatcaatgttgtcgtgtagagcatcgaaaataatcataatagtGGTATGACAATATTTTATTAGTcaacattgagatgctcaaacgacaatgaGTAAGTTTTTAcagcatttgatttgatttgtctGCATCATCGACGACAGAATATTTTTCaccctctcctaggttgacgggtttgacggtattgcaaacatcttcaagcatatttgagcagatACCTGCTTtaggatggttattgcattgcgcctcgatagtggtgcatcgaggagaccgagagggcttatggaccttttttatgttttgtgttttttcatactctgcaccagtccaaactaacagtcaactaagagcctgtgcacactggcgtggccgattggcgggtcgccgtggattgactttttctgtgggctgtgtttgcagacattgttcaacagcttaacggcagtctttgtgagcacggctcgcagtggaagtcattgtgtgtcgatttatcggtcgacctcggcaacgtgcacaggcgcatttaaaaaaaataacagtagaaccctattagttgtgttgtgttgtaataattgtggtTTTTGGTACTAGTGTACAGTTGTGTGCTAGCcatgtgtctatctgtgtatgtgggcgtctgagtatttgtgacatgtggaccagggaatggatgcagaactgacttatatgatggaatagtgggtgatccttcttgggattcgttggtcatttttactggtgttcaattcgtgcattcgattcgattcattcggattggataaatgaaggtacgattgTTTTACCGATGCACGTCAATGATCCATTCCcgtccagcatagcatgagaaacttctaacggagttaattatatatatatatatatatatgtatatatgtgtatgtatatgtatgtgtatgtgtgtacactcaggttttttttacgcgagggatacgagccgcgtaaatgaaaaccgcgtaaatttcaaaatccgcgtaaatgaaaaccgcgtaaatttcaaaatccgcgtaaatgaaaaccgcgtaaaattcaaaatccgcgtaaatgaaaaccgcgtaaatttcaaaaaccgcgtaaatgaaaaccgcgtaaatttcaaaaaccgcgtaaatgaaaaccgcgtaaatttcaaaatccgcgtaaatgaaaaccgcgtaaatttcaaaatccgcgtaaaaaaaaccgcgtaaaaaaataccgcgcaaaaaaaaccgcgtaaaaaaaaacttgagtgtatatatgtatatatcatTTTATGGCATTTggacgattccaagtagttttattgcatggtacatgtgttgttcaataacagtactaactctactctttattttatttattttcgatctcatgcgtcatattcctctgatgacttctccgagataatttaacataaaagggcaacattgctgtcaacaatgactattcgctgccatcagacgtcgccaggttttagaaaaattgagatgtactttcatactcaattgaatcagataagtagaaacgaacaacaaactgtaagtagcatattacacatgtcttattttaacatcatgcatatttgtattaacatattatttacaggtaacacacatatctcaacatgcaacacttcccatacac carries:
- the LOC131687252 gene encoding nucleolar protein 9-like is translated as MLQIGEKLLNDSFLLEDSEQDQSDERQKLPKVFHRDSSIRLLEVLVSVADPNLFKDQLYKRLFQGNVLLLSQTRATNFSVQKFLDCVSDKHILEHVFSELEVGLEEILQLGHTGVVASLAKACSRLACQQGKFVKLLLEALHCSDATGVKLLTPVLNLMPPEKQSSVQIHLHGSLILQAILDFNKPIKLVTAILETKNDQLAKVFTDPKGSFIVNAFIASKFVGEKSREKLIRHMEGCYMDLALSSHGSRVLELLYESAGSSQKEAIVRELSERVAQLNSKPWGVIINQKLRVEVYRQNPSQWKNSSKAIGGQRAEKIFDDIVDTGSRSKKRK
- the LOC131691607 gene encoding gastrula zinc finger protein XlCGF46.1-like isoform X2, with translation MQICRACGQSLFGQDKCEDFQKYVNIYYHLTTIQLRERSDLSGLKVCSQCAHKLQEFDCFRKVCLQVHWRLHDVKLEPPDDDYVYVELECKAEDTNDQITGSFEANENDGDDDDDDDKPLMALRKVISTKSLSLATEKVIKSEDGEIIPSKPNKKRAKWGSLKKPAEPREPLQTYSCDRCPRKFRVLLRLNAHKRTHDGLKPFECKLCGKDFAKWNNLKSHHIQKHTEDKIAIPCEHPGCGQTFATRQGLKRHRLRTHDPNYVLPDPTKFVCDSCGKTFSTNGALKKHQYVHTPNEMPFVCGLCGKKFPTSHKLKEHTMRHEGIKNHTCPFCGLRKTTMHELRSHIANVHSRARSYTCDICSSVFTNIGNLNRHVKIVHLGLKPYSCAVCNRRFGKSDHLKRHMKSHNYTSSSPRSLQPETQQTSIEQEPGLPAMET
- the LOC131691607 gene encoding gastrula zinc finger protein XlCGF46.1-like isoform X1 → MQICRACGQSLFGQDKCEDFQKYVNIYYHLTTIQLRERSDLSGLKVCSQCAHKLQEFDCFRKVCLQVHWRLHDVKLEPPDDDYVYVELECKAEDTNDQITGSFEANENDGDDDDDDDKPLMALRKVISTKSLSLATEKVIKSEDGEIIPSKPNKKRAKWGSLKKPAEPREPLQTYSCDRCPRKFRVLLRLNAHKRTHDGLKPFECKLCGKDFAKWNNLKSHHIQKHTEDKIAIPCEHPGCGQTFATRQGLKRHRLRTHDPNYVLPDPTKFVCDSCGKTFSTNGALKKHQYVHTPNEMPFVCGLCGKKFPTSHKLKEHTMRHEGIKNHTCPFCGLRKTTMHELRSHIANVHSRARSYTCDICSSVFTNIGNLNRHVKIVHLGLKPYSCAVCNRRFGKSDHLKRHMKSHNYTSSSPRSLQPETQQTSIEQEPGLPAMVIPDA